Proteins from a single region of Fodinibius sp. Rm-B-1B1-1:
- a CDS encoding LptF/LptG family permease gives MRLLPNKLQLDILKRHVGPFVFCFCTLMFLLLMQFLILYIDMLIGKGLPLGVILELIVTNLASMVVLAVPMAVLVASLMAFGKITELNELTALRAAGVNPIQIISPVLVSAVLLSIFLMWFSNDILPDANQRARSLFIDIRLKKPGFDLKENEFYEGIDNYTFLVKKITNESDSLHNVTIYQHPTRDRKEAYIKAQNGRLESEQDGQTLTLFLNNGSVLRKLDRRQKGKLIDVFEETKFDRYRISFDLSDLAFSRSNPADRSRNDRTMNIQAMSSVVDSLRNQIENQREQIIENNRYIYPTLSNQNTGKKREPHLNRNRVDTTDIPYYSTYLALQHLQSKNEQQRLHDIALMKLRNYKSFVEDITQDTQWRLEKIAQYLVEIHKKFSIPIACIVFVLLGAPIGMYTKKGNLGYAALIGTVFLTFYWISIIQGEKMADRLFISPFTGMWISDIVLGLVGLILVISISTPFQLSKLWNSSD, from the coding sequence ATGCGATTACTTCCCAATAAATTACAATTAGATATTCTTAAGCGGCATGTAGGGCCCTTCGTATTTTGTTTTTGCACCCTCATGTTTTTGCTGCTGATGCAGTTTCTCATTCTCTATATCGATATGCTGATCGGTAAAGGACTGCCCCTGGGGGTGATTTTAGAACTTATTGTGACCAACTTAGCCTCAATGGTAGTGCTTGCAGTCCCCATGGCTGTGTTAGTGGCCTCTTTGATGGCTTTTGGGAAAATAACAGAGCTAAACGAACTAACCGCTTTGCGGGCAGCGGGTGTAAATCCTATCCAAATTATTAGCCCAGTACTGGTATCGGCCGTTTTGCTTTCCATTTTTCTGATGTGGTTTTCAAATGACATCTTGCCAGATGCTAATCAACGTGCGCGATCACTTTTCATTGATATCCGACTTAAAAAACCAGGCTTTGATCTCAAGGAAAATGAATTTTATGAGGGGATCGACAATTATACATTCTTAGTCAAAAAAATTACCAATGAGTCTGATTCCCTGCATAACGTCACTATTTATCAACATCCTACCCGTGACCGAAAAGAAGCCTATATAAAAGCCCAAAACGGACGGCTCGAAAGTGAACAGGATGGCCAAACTCTTACCCTTTTTCTCAATAACGGATCAGTACTCCGAAAACTTGACCGACGTCAAAAGGGAAAACTTATTGATGTCTTCGAAGAAACGAAATTTGACCGCTATCGCATTAGTTTTGATTTATCTGATCTGGCATTTTCTCGCTCTAATCCGGCCGACCGCTCCCGCAACGACCGGACCATGAATATCCAAGCGATGAGCAGTGTTGTTGACTCTTTGCGTAATCAGATTGAAAACCAAAGAGAGCAGATTATTGAGAATAACCGCTATATTTATCCCACACTTAGCAATCAAAATACTGGTAAAAAAAGGGAACCGCATCTCAACCGAAATCGTGTTGATACCACAGACATCCCCTATTACAGTACCTATTTAGCACTGCAACATCTTCAATCAAAAAATGAGCAGCAACGATTACACGATATAGCTTTAATGAAGCTGCGCAATTATAAATCATTCGTCGAAGATATTACGCAAGACACTCAGTGGCGACTTGAAAAAATTGCGCAGTACCTCGTTGAAATCCATAAAAAGTTTTCTATACCCATAGCATGTATTGTTTTCGTGCTGCTGGGTGCCCCTATAGGCATGTATACTAAAAAGGGGAATCTTGGATATGCAGCCCTCATCGGTACCGTCTTTTTAACATTCTACTGGATTTCCATAATCCAAGGCGAAAAAATGGCCGATCGTCTGTTTATTTCTCCCTTTACCGGTATGTGGATATCTGATATTGTGCTTGGCTTGGTAGGCCTCATATTGGTCATCAGCATTAGCACCCCTTTTCAACTTTCAAAGCTTTGGAACAGCAGTGACTAA
- a CDS encoding LptF/LptG family permease codes for MTKKIDRYIFFRMLTITLFVMAVLIFIFIVIDFSENSEDFTDKGATFVQVFGVYYLNYIPEIIRLIIPVAVFIACLYLTGQMAERLEITALKAAGISLYRLMAPYLAFAFLMTATMSYLDAFVIPNTNETRIAFEQEYLSGKSDKVDTNRIFRQESENSIFKINYFNTSKQTGYRVDVVKFEGDSISEKLFIQRMIWQKEQEHWKFENVTKQTFNEMGYKEVHIDSMDTTLNIYPRDLTRKTSDIYQLTYPEAQNYIAAIERSGAGGVELPKVQLYGRYAYPFSIIIVSIVGFALASVRRKGGKGFYIAAGLAVSFLYLVMMKVIEPFGGQGTISPMLAATLPHLIFLVVGVSILVNARK; via the coding sequence GTGACTAAAAAGATTGATCGCTACATATTTTTTAGAATGCTAACCATCACCCTCTTTGTGATGGCGGTACTGATCTTCATTTTTATCGTCATCGACTTCTCTGAAAACAGCGAAGATTTTACCGACAAAGGTGCCACCTTTGTTCAAGTATTTGGTGTCTACTATCTCAATTATATCCCCGAAATTATACGGTTGATTATTCCTGTCGCTGTATTTATTGCCTGCCTCTATTTAACAGGACAAATGGCTGAACGGCTCGAAATTACGGCCCTAAAAGCAGCTGGTATCAGCCTTTATCGCCTTATGGCACCCTACCTGGCCTTTGCTTTTTTGATGACCGCTACGATGAGTTATTTGGATGCATTTGTAATTCCTAATACCAATGAAACCCGTATTGCTTTCGAACAGGAATATCTTAGTGGAAAATCAGACAAAGTAGATACGAATCGTATTTTTCGTCAGGAATCAGAAAATTCCATCTTTAAAATCAATTATTTCAATACCAGTAAACAAACAGGATACCGTGTAGACGTAGTAAAATTTGAGGGTGACAGCATCTCTGAAAAGCTTTTCATACAACGCATGATTTGGCAAAAAGAACAAGAGCATTGGAAGTTTGAAAACGTTACGAAGCAAACGTTTAATGAGATGGGATACAAAGAAGTTCATATCGACTCGATGGACACAACACTAAATATTTATCCCCGTGATCTAACCCGAAAAACTTCTGATATCTATCAACTTACCTATCCCGAAGCGCAAAACTATATTGCAGCCATTGAACGCAGCGGTGCTGGCGGCGTTGAGCTCCCAAAGGTGCAGCTTTACGGACGCTATGCCTATCCCTTCTCTATAATCATCGTCTCTATTGTAGGCTTTGCACTTGCCTCAGTACGACGAAAAGGTGGCAAAGGCTTTTATATCGCAGCCGGACTGGCTGTCAGCTTCCTCTACCTGGTGATGATGAAAGTTATTGAACCTTTTGGCGGCCAAGGGACTATCTCTCCCATGTTAGCCGCCACCCTCCCTCACCTGATATTCTTAGTTGTAGGGGTCAGCATTTTAGTTAATGCCCGTAAGTGA